The Pseudophryne corroboree isolate aPseCor3 chromosome 2, aPseCor3.hap2, whole genome shotgun sequence genome has a segment encoding these proteins:
- the GPR183 gene encoding G-protein coupled receptor 183, giving the protein MDNITNNDTCDLYFHHKTARILLPIFYSMIFLFGLLGNLLALYVIHKNRRKLNSTTLYSRNLVISDICFAIVSPTRIVYYAMGFNWILGEALCRITSLFLYINTYAGVNFMTCLSVDRFFAVVHPQNKVRRVKFAKIICIIVWVLVFFQTFPLLLQEMSQKEPDGKITCMEYPNFEKIPHLPFLLLGACFIGFFIPLVIILYCYSQISITLCQTTKSNPLSEKSGTNKKATNTIILVIVAFFICYTPYHIALTQHMVKKLLYTPGCNELKQFQIVLHISVCLMNLNCCLDPLIYFCACKGYKRQIMKILRRQASISSSSATRPQADESSHDCTESQIGQNMQLNQELGTKKETNKIRQNSML; this is encoded by the coding sequence ATGGACAACATTACCAACAACGACACATGTGATCTGTATTTCCACCACAAAACAGCAAGAATTCTGCTGCCGATATTTTACAGCATGATTTTCTTATTTGGACTGCTTGGAAACCTGTTGGCTTTGTACGTCATCCACAAAAACAGACGGAAACTAAACTCCACAACACTCTACTCCAGAAACCTGGTCATCTCAGATATTTGTTTTGCTATTGTGTCACCTACCAGAATTGTGTATTATGCTATGGGTTTTAATTGGATCTTAGGAGAAGCGCTTTGCCGAATTACATCCCTTTTCCTTTACATCAACACTTATGCAGGTGTAAACTTTATGACTTGCTTAAGCGTCGACCGTTTCTTTGCTGTTGTGCACCCACAAAACAAAGTTAGGAGAGTGAAGTTTGCCAAGATCATCTGCATTATTGTTTGGGTGCTAGTTTTCTTCCAGACATTTCCACTACTTTTACAGGAAATGTCACAGAAGGAGCCAGATGGTAAAATAACCTGCATGGAGTACCCAAACTTTGAAAAAATCCCACATTTGCCATTCTTGCTTCTTGGAGCTTGTTTTATAGGATTCTTTATTCCTCTAGTAATAATACTGTATTGCTATTCTCAAATAAGCATAACACTTTGCCAGACTACAAAATCAAATCCATTATCAGAAAAATCTGGAACCAACAAAAAGGCTACTAACACAATCATTTTAGTTATCGTGGCGTTTTTCATTTGTTACACTCCTTATCACATTGCCCTTACTCAACATATGGTTAAAAAGTTACTTTACACCCCAGGATGCAATGAGCTGAAACAATTTCAAATCGTTCTTCATATTAGCGTGTGTCTAATGAACCTGAACTGCTGCCTAGATCCGCTCATATATTTTTGTGCATGCAAAGGATACAAGAGACAAATCATGAAAATATTAAGACGGCAGGCTAGCATAAGCTCTTCCAGTGCCACAAGGCCTCAAGCTGATGAAAGCTCACATGACTGCACAGAAAGCCAAATAGGGCAAAACATGCAACTAAACCAGGAACTCGggacaaaaaaagaaacaaataaaaTAAGACAAAACAGCATGTTATGA